In Jannaschia sp. W003, the genomic stretch CAGGGGGAGGGACGCCGCGTGGAAGGCGGCGACGCCGACGACGGAGACGGCGAGGGTGGAGAGGAGGCGCAGGATCACGGGCGGGCCGGGCGGGCGGCGCAGGGTGTGTGGGTGCCACCACGCCCCGGCCTTGCGCCGGGGCCTGGGGGTGCCGCTTGCGCTTCGCTTCGGGTCGTGTCGCGGGTCGTGGGCCGAGGCCCCGGCGCAAGGCCGGGGCGCGGCGCGCAAAGCGGCGGACGGACCGCGTCGGGCCACCCCGACCGCGCCGCGGGGGGCTGCGCGCCCCCGCGGGTCACTTCGAGACCCGGCGGTTCCGGTTGGCCACCAGCTTCAGGCGCAGGGCGTTGAGGTGGATGAAGCCCTTGGCGTCGCGCTGGTCGTAGGCGCCGGCGTCCTCCTCGAACGTCACGTGCGCCTCGGAGTAGAGCGAGTGGTCGGACCACCGCGCCACGGTGCGGGCGGAGCCCTTGTAGAGCTTCACGCGAACCGTGCCCGTCACGTGCTCCTGGGACTTGTCGATCAGCGCCTGCAGCATCTCGCGCTCGGGCGAGAACCAGAAGCCGTTGTAGATCAGCTCCGCGTAGCGGGGCATGATCGAGTCCTTCAGGTGCCCGGCGCCCGCATCCAGCGTGACCTGCTCGATGCCCCGGTGCGCCTCGAGGAGGATGGTGCCGCCCGGCGTCTCGTAGATGCCGCGGCTCTTCATGCCCACGAAGCGGTTCTCCACGAGGTCGAGGATGCCGATGCCGTGGCGGCCGCCCAGTTCGTTGAGCCGGGTCAGGATCGCAGCCGGCGACATCGCCTCGCCGTCGATGCTCACCGCATCCCCGCGCTCGAAGCCGATCTCCACGGTCTCGGGGGCATTCGGCGCGTCCTCGGGGCGCACGGTGCGCTGGAGCACGTAGTCGGGCGCCTCCTCGGC encodes the following:
- a CDS encoding argininosuccinate synthase, which gives rise to MDAPKKVVLAYSGGLDTSIILKWLQTEYGCEVVTFTADLGQGEELEPARAKAEMMGAASIHIEDLREEFVRDFVFPMFRANALYEGLYLLGTSIARPLISKRLVEIAAQEGADAVAHGATGKGNDQVRFELAAYALNPDIKVIAPWRLWDLSSRTKLIDFAEKHQIPIAKDKRGEAPFSVDANLLHTSSEGKVLEDPAEEAPDYVLQRTVRPEDAPNAPETVEIGFERGDAVSIDGEAMSPAAILTRLNELGGRHGIGILDLVENRFVGMKSRGIYETPGGTILLEAHRGIEQVTLDAGAGHLKDSIMPRYAELIYNGFWFSPEREMLQALIDKSQEHVTGTVRVKLYKGSARTVARWSDHSLYSEAHVTFEEDAGAYDQRDAKGFIHLNALRLKLVANRNRRVSK